One Algibacter sp. L3A6 genomic region harbors:
- a CDS encoding energy transducer TonB: MEVKKNPQLEIGRNSSLYFAIGLNLMLFLSWQALEFKTYDAQDEIAMDVLDMEVIYEDDIPIVKAATPPPPAAAPVVITQTIEVVEDLVDIEETVFESTETGQDDAISEHIVAVGDVIVEKIEEEVEVAFAVIEDVPIFPGCEGLDKQKTKDCFQKKMQEHVVKNFTYPQAALDMGIQGRVSVIFIIDSKGVTTNIRSRGPDRILETEAERIIGKLPKMQPGKQRGKPVKVAYAVPIFFKYEG, encoded by the coding sequence ATGGAAGTTAAAAAGAACCCACAATTAGAAATTGGTCGTAATAGCAGTTTATATTTCGCTATCGGACTTAATTTGATGTTATTCTTGTCTTGGCAAGCCTTAGAATTTAAGACTTACGATGCGCAAGATGAAATTGCAATGGATGTTTTAGACATGGAAGTAATCTATGAGGACGATATTCCTATTGTAAAAGCAGCTACACCTCCTCCTCCAGCAGCAGCTCCGGTTGTAATTACGCAAACGATTGAGGTAGTAGAAGACCTAGTAGATATTGAAGAAACTGTTTTCGAAAGTACAGAAACAGGACAAGATGATGCCATCTCAGAACACATTGTTGCAGTAGGCGATGTTATTGTAGAGAAAATAGAAGAAGAAGTAGAGGTTGCCTTTGCTGTAATTGAAGATGTACCTATTTTTCCTGGATGCGAAGGTTTAGACAAACAAAAAACTAAAGATTGTTTTCAGAAAAAAATGCAAGAACACGTGGTTAAAAACTTTACTTATCCACAAGCCGCATTAGATATGGGAATTCAAGGTCGTGTATCAGTCATCTTTATTATAGATTCTAAAGGTGTTACTACTAATATTCGTTCTAGAGGTCCGGATAGAATTTTAGAAACTGAGGCAGAGCGTATTATTGGTAAGTTACCAAAAATGCAACCAGGTAAACAACGCGGCAAACCAGTAAAAGTAGCTTATGCCGTGCCAATATTCTTTAAGTACGAGGGCTAA
- a CDS encoding mechanosensitive ion channel family protein, whose translation MQDKVIDQIEDTIENSSIWEQFMGFLNYNVYTYTIKDGSGIETGVLKVKSVLLVLIILILTTYFLRFARNIMTRKMSDDDKSKFFTVFSFARWLIYLVVLLIAMDSIGINVTAIFAASAALLIGVGLALQTLFQDIISGIFILIDQSVHVGDIIEIEGKVGRVEEIKLRTTRAVTIDNRVLIIPNHLYLANSLYNWTQNGSSTREAVEVGVAYGSDVQLVKKLLLEAAANHDSVMQHPEPYVFFTNFGDSALEFKLVFTINDSFQGAIPKSEIRFEIDRLFRENKISIPFPQRDIHIIKQ comes from the coding sequence ATGCAAGACAAGGTTATAGATCAAATAGAAGACACTATCGAGAATAGTTCCATTTGGGAACAGTTCATGGGGTTTTTAAATTATAATGTTTATACCTACACCATTAAAGATGGGAGTGGCATAGAAACAGGCGTGCTAAAAGTAAAGTCTGTTTTGTTGGTGCTTATCATTTTGATATTAACTACCTATTTTTTACGCTTTGCACGGAATATAATGACGCGTAAAATGTCGGATGATGATAAAAGTAAATTCTTTACAGTTTTTTCATTTGCTCGTTGGTTAATATATTTAGTTGTTTTGCTAATTGCCATGGATTCAATTGGTATTAATGTTACGGCTATATTTGCCGCTTCAGCAGCATTATTAATAGGTGTTGGTTTGGCACTTCAAACCTTATTCCAAGATATTATTTCAGGAATTTTTATATTAATAGATCAATCGGTACATGTTGGAGATATTATTGAAATAGAAGGTAAAGTTGGGCGTGTAGAAGAAATAAAACTCCGTACAACACGAGCCGTTACTATAGATAATAGAGTTTTAATAATACCTAACCATTTGTATTTAGCCAATAGTTTGTATAATTGGACGCAAAACGGATCGTCTACCAGAGAAGCTGTTGAGGTTGGTGTAGCATATGGTAGTGATGTGCAACTTGTAAAAAAATTACTGTTAGAAGCAGCAGCAAATCATGATTCGGTAATGCAACATCCAGAGCCCTATGTGTTTTTTACAAATTTTGGAGATAGTGCTTTAGAGTTTAAATTAGTATTCACTATAAACGATAGTTTTCAAGGGGCAATACCTAAAAGTGAAATTCGTTTTGAAATAGATCGTTTATTTAGAGAGAATAAAATTTCAATCCCTTTTCCTCAAAGAGATATACATATTATTAAACAATAG
- a CDS encoding YgaP-like transmembrane domain: MIKLKKNMSNFDRLVRFIVAILLLSLFFLGEIRGIIGIILIAISFMFAFASITAFCPFYKSVNFNTNNKDDYI; this comes from the coding sequence ATGATTAAACTCAAAAAAAACATGAGTAATTTCGATAGACTCGTAAGGTTTATTGTGGCCATACTCTTGTTATCTTTATTTTTTTTAGGTGAAATTAGAGGTATTATTGGCATTATCCTTATTGCGATTTCATTTATGTTTGCCTTTGCCAGTATAACTGCTTTTTGCCCTTTTTACAAAAGCGTTAATTTTAATACAAATAACAAAGACGATTACATTTAA
- a CDS encoding 2TM domain-containing protein, translating to MERIDNNNNTDFEKEDAYLRAEKRIKELKGFYSHAFFYVVINFFLIGMVAFNSGSDLWSFGTFSTAFFWGIGLSFHALGVFGKNALFSKSWEERKVREYMQKDETKWE from the coding sequence ATGGAAAGAATAGACAATAATAACAATACCGATTTTGAAAAAGAAGACGCTTACCTACGTGCCGAAAAACGAATAAAAGAGCTTAAAGGCTTTTACTCGCATGCCTTTTTCTACGTTGTAATTAATTTCTTTTTAATAGGTATGGTAGCCTTTAATTCAGGGAGCGATTTATGGAGTTTTGGAACCTTTAGCACTGCTTTTTTCTGGGGTATTGGCTTATCTTTTCATGCTTTAGGTGTGTTTGGTAAAAATGCCTTATTCAGTAAAAGTTGGGAAGAACGTAAAGTTCGAGAATACATGCAAAAAGATGAAACCAAATGGGAATAG
- a CDS encoding MOSC domain-containing protein, with amino-acid sequence MKIIATNLAKPTTIIWNKKEVVTGIYKTPTASPIFLGKTDVDNDEVTDRKYHGGLFKACYLFSEKHYDYWKRRYPDLEWNWGMFGENLTVSNFDESEIYVGNIYKIGDALVQITQPREPCFKLGVKFNDQNILKAFIDHGFPGSYIRVLKEGFVKTGDRMVLQEEAKNSLTITQMYQLLYAKEKDQDLLKRAIENDALPEKKRNKLAAYLK; translated from the coding sequence ATGAAAATTATTGCCACCAACCTTGCTAAACCAACAACAATAATTTGGAACAAAAAGGAAGTCGTTACTGGTATTTATAAAACACCAACGGCCTCTCCTATTTTTCTTGGCAAAACCGATGTGGATAACGATGAAGTAACCGATAGAAAATATCATGGTGGTTTATTTAAAGCTTGTTACCTTTTTTCTGAAAAACATTATGATTATTGGAAAAGACGCTACCCCGATTTAGAATGGAATTGGGGTATGTTTGGAGAAAACTTAACCGTTTCTAATTTCGATGAATCGGAAATTTATGTAGGCAACATATATAAAATAGGAGACGCTTTAGTACAAATAACGCAACCTCGTGAACCTTGTTTTAAATTGGGTGTGAAATTTAATGACCAAAATATACTTAAGGCATTTATAGACCATGGATTTCCAGGCTCTTATATTAGAGTACTAAAAGAAGGTTTTGTAAAAACAGGAGACCGTATGGTTTTACAAGAAGAAGCTAAAAACTCTTTAACCATAACCCAAATGTATCAATTGCTATACGCTAAAGAAAAAGACCAAGATTTACTGAAACGCGCTATAGAAAATGATGCCCTTCCGGAGAAAAAAAGAAACAAATTAGCTGCATATTTAAAATAA
- a CDS encoding sigma-54-dependent transcriptional regulator, whose protein sequence is MPKILVIEDEAAIRRVLIKILSEENDTYQVEEAEDGLIGIEKIKNEDYDLVLCDIKMPKMDGVEVLEATKKIKPEIPMVMISGHGDLDTAVNTMRLGAFDYISKPPDLNRLLNTVRNALDRKELFVENKILKKKVSKKYEMIGESDEISQIKDIIDKVAPTDARVLITGPNGTGKELVAHWLHEKSDRAKGNLIEVNCAAIPSELIESELFGHVKGAFTSANKDRAGKFEAANGGTIFLDEIGDMSLSAQAKVLRALQESRIQRVGSDKDIKVNVRVVAATNKNLKKEIEDGNFREDLYHRLAVILIKVPALNERRGDIPLLIKHFSSKISGEQGTNEKKFTEKAVKLLQEYDWTGNIRELRNVVERLIILGGAEVSEQDVKLFASK, encoded by the coding sequence ATGCCAAAAATACTAGTAATAGAAGATGAAGCAGCAATTAGACGTGTGCTTATAAAAATCCTTTCGGAAGAAAATGATACCTATCAAGTTGAAGAAGCAGAAGATGGATTAATTGGTATTGAAAAGATAAAAAACGAAGATTACGATTTAGTGCTTTGTGATATTAAAATGCCTAAAATGGATGGTGTTGAAGTATTAGAAGCTACAAAAAAAATAAAACCAGAAATACCAATGGTTATGATTTCCGGTCACGGAGATCTTGATACGGCTGTAAATACAATGCGTTTAGGTGCTTTTGATTATATTTCTAAACCGCCAGATTTAAATCGTTTATTAAACACGGTTCGTAATGCTTTAGACCGAAAAGAGTTGTTTGTAGAAAACAAAATTCTGAAGAAAAAAGTAAGTAAGAAATACGAAATGATAGGTGAGAGTGATGAAATCTCTCAAATAAAAGATATTATAGATAAGGTAGCACCAACCGACGCACGTGTGCTGATTACAGGGCCAAACGGAACAGGAAAAGAGCTTGTTGCTCATTGGTTACACGAAAAGAGTGATCGAGCAAAAGGAAATTTAATTGAGGTGAATTGTGCTGCCATACCTAGCGAATTAATCGAAAGTGAATTATTCGGACATGTAAAAGGTGCTTTTACAAGTGCAAATAAAGATCGTGCAGGTAAATTTGAAGCGGCTAATGGTGGAACCATTTTCTTAGATGAAATTGGAGATATGAGTCTTTCGGCGCAAGCCAAAGTATTACGTGCTTTACAAGAAAGCAGGATTCAACGTGTTGGAAGTGATAAGGATATTAAAGTTAATGTACGTGTAGTTGCAGCAACCAATAAAAACCTTAAGAAAGAGATTGAAGACGGTAATTTTAGAGAAGATTTATACCATAGGTTAGCGGTAATTTTAATTAAAGTACCGGCTTTAAATGAAAGACGTGGCGATATTCCGTTATTGATAAAACATTTTTCGTCTAAAATATCTGGTGAACAAGGTACAAACGAAAAGAAGTTTACCGAAAAAGCGGTTAAATTATTACAAGAGTACGACTGGACGGGTAATATTCGAGAACTGCGTAATGTGGTAGAGCGCCTTATTATTCTTGGTGGCGCAGAGGTTAGCGAGCAGGATGTTAAGTTATTTGCGAGTAAGTAG
- a CDS encoding histidine kinase → MTKSIKYILITFILGCLVFLIGSYLYNGFEYKTFNDLLTSFVFYQLYAFVLGYSNMFFFDYLEQKNWKRTDYLKRIGIGIAGSTVITLVGLFIMRAVTNVFYFGNTFSVFLANQKWQNYQFGLWITLTIVIGFHVVFFYNRYQQNRIKEQQVIAGTASAKFDALKNQLDPHFLFNSLNVLSSLIEENPVNAQKFTTSLSKVYRYVLEQKSKELVTVNEELKFAKTYMLLLKMRFEDSIVFTMPETAQNPESKVVPLSLQLLLENAVKHNMVTSSKPLHIKIYESNGNLVVENNLQPKQIVKKSTGVGLNNIKQRYKLLTSKTIHINQQASTFAVSIPMLTKKTTIMHTHKSQINDQYLRARNHVDELKSFYYSLLSYCLVIPFLVFVNYKTFWNVQWFWFPMFGWGIGLCIHAYRVFVKNGLFGRNWEKRKMDEFMRNEQNKWN, encoded by the coding sequence ATGACAAAATCAATAAAATATATTTTAATCACTTTTATCTTAGGGTGTTTGGTGTTTTTAATTGGAAGTTATTTATACAATGGGTTCGAGTATAAAACTTTTAACGATTTACTAACCAGTTTTGTTTTTTATCAGCTTTACGCTTTTGTTTTAGGGTATTCAAATATGTTCTTTTTCGATTACCTCGAACAGAAAAACTGGAAACGAACCGATTATCTAAAACGTATAGGTATTGGTATTGCCGGATCTACAGTAATAACACTAGTTGGTCTCTTTATTATGCGTGCGGTAACAAACGTTTTTTATTTCGGAAACACCTTTAGTGTTTTTTTAGCCAATCAAAAATGGCAAAATTATCAGTTTGGTTTATGGATCACATTAACCATTGTTATTGGGTTTCACGTGGTGTTTTTTTACAACCGCTATCAGCAAAACCGAATAAAAGAACAACAGGTAATCGCAGGTACAGCAAGTGCTAAGTTCGATGCTTTAAAAAATCAATTAGATCCACATTTTCTGTTCAATAGTTTAAATGTATTAAGCAGTTTAATAGAAGAAAACCCGGTAAATGCTCAAAAGTTTACAACCTCATTATCTAAAGTATATCGTTATGTTTTAGAGCAAAAAAGTAAAGAATTAGTAACCGTTAACGAAGAACTTAAATTTGCGAAAACCTATATGTTACTGCTTAAAATGCGTTTTGAAGACAGTATAGTTTTCACAATGCCAGAAACAGCTCAAAACCCAGAAAGCAAAGTGGTACCGCTATCTCTGCAACTATTATTAGAAAACGCGGTAAAGCACAACATGGTAACAAGTAGTAAACCATTGCATATTAAAATTTACGAAAGCAACGGAAATCTGGTAGTAGAAAATAATCTACAACCCAAACAAATAGTAAAAAAGAGTACAGGTGTAGGTTTAAATAATATTAAACAGCGCTACAAACTCTTAACTAGTAAAACAATACACATTAATCAACAAGCGAGCACCTTTGCGGTAAGCATCCCGATGCTCACAAAAAAAACAACAATCATGCACACACATAAATCACAAATAAACGATCAATATTTACGCGCACGCAACCATGTAGACGAGTTAAAAAGTTTTTATTACAGCCTTTTATCCTACTGTTTGGTAATTCCTTTTTTAGTATTTGTAAATTATAAAACCTTCTGGAACGTACAGTGGTTCTGGTTTCCCATGTTTGGTTGGGGTATAGGTTTATGTATTCATGCCTACAGAGTATTCGTGAAGAATGGCCTTTTTGGCAGAAACTGGGAAAAGCGCAAAATGGACGAGTTTATGCGTAACGAACAAAATAAATGGAACTAG
- a CDS encoding DUF6268 family outer membrane beta-barrel protein — MTSFYMAHAQLTDLARLEYSFIPKSNSEDQYTRLRALLNYPIELKNDSYFIVGGEYNRILLNLEDEYDFETSGLSKIHIIDLNLAYTFKWNEKWRFGVKVNPRIASTLTHKLNSDDFFMNGGVFFINKRTASDEIKKESRLILGLTYNATTGLPFPLPFVSYYRKIDENWSYTAGIPKSNLKYHFNPKNNLQVFTGLDGYLAHLQKPLVINEKEAEHISLSVAVSGLGYEYCFTKHLAAYLYTGYTVRLNNVIRSNNRDEIFKLDDINAFYLRSGLKFKI; from the coding sequence ATGACCAGTTTTTATATGGCGCATGCACAATTAACAGATTTGGCACGCTTAGAATATTCATTTATTCCAAAGAGTAATTCCGAAGATCAATACACACGATTAAGGGCGTTATTAAATTATCCTATAGAACTTAAAAACGATTCATATTTTATTGTGGGAGGAGAGTATAATCGAATTTTATTAAACTTAGAAGATGAGTACGATTTTGAAACTTCTGGTTTAAGTAAAATTCATATTATAGATTTAAACTTAGCTTATACGTTTAAGTGGAATGAAAAATGGCGTTTTGGAGTTAAAGTTAACCCAAGAATAGCATCAACACTTACGCATAAATTAAATTCTGATGATTTTTTTATGAATGGTGGCGTGTTTTTTATTAATAAAAGAACAGCTAGTGACGAGATAAAAAAAGAGAGTCGATTAATTTTAGGGCTAACTTATAATGCTACAACCGGTTTACCTTTTCCGTTGCCATTTGTGAGTTATTATAGAAAAATTGATGAGAATTGGAGCTATACGGCCGGAATTCCAAAATCGAATTTAAAGTATCATTTCAACCCTAAAAATAATTTACAAGTATTTACGGGTCTCGATGGTTACTTGGCGCATTTACAAAAACCTTTAGTAATTAATGAAAAAGAGGCTGAGCATATATCATTATCTGTTGCCGTTAGCGGATTAGGGTATGAATATTGCTTTACAAAACATCTAGCTGCATATTTATACACTGGTTATACTGTGAGATTAAATAATGTAATTAGAAGTAATAATAGAGATGAAATTTTTAAATTAGACGATATTAACGCGTTCTATTTAAGAAGCGGACTAAAATTTAAAATATAA
- a CDS encoding sugar kinase gives MSQVITFGEVLMRISPRGHKKFIQSNMVEFYFGGTELNVGISIANFGGNVRHISAVSDDFIGETALSYINKFGVDTSSISLSKRPLGVYFFEVGAVMRPSNISYNRSHSSFSEILPSMVNWERALDDGKWFHWTGITPALTQGSFDTLKQGLILAKEKGLTISADPTYRSGLWKYDKDPKEALTELLHYSTIFIGGINEINEVLGTEYNYSNEAFIEASKQLIKEFPSIEKVCDKIRTSVNASWHKIRARMWNGVEFRETEDLDITHVVDRIGTGDAFAAGLIYGLQKLDDDYKAIEFASAACALKHTYEGDVNLATVKEVMGILGGNKSGRLTR, from the coding sequence ATGAGTCAAGTAATCACCTTTGGAGAAGTTTTAATGCGTATTTCACCTCGTGGACACAAAAAATTTATTCAATCTAACATGGTTGAATTTTATTTTGGAGGTACCGAGTTAAATGTGGGTATTTCCATTGCTAATTTTGGAGGTAATGTGAGGCATATTAGTGCGGTATCCGACGATTTTATTGGAGAAACGGCATTGTCTTATATTAATAAATTTGGTGTAGATACCTCGTCTATAAGTTTATCTAAACGTCCGTTAGGTGTTTATTTCTTTGAAGTAGGGGCTGTAATGCGCCCAAGTAATATTTCGTATAATCGTTCACATTCTTCGTTCTCAGAGATTTTACCTTCTATGGTGAATTGGGAACGTGCTTTAGACGATGGAAAATGGTTTCACTGGACGGGAATTACACCTGCATTAACACAAGGAAGTTTTGATACTTTAAAACAAGGGTTAATTTTAGCAAAAGAAAAAGGACTTACTATTTCTGCCGACCCTACATATAGAAGCGGATTATGGAAATATGATAAGGATCCAAAAGAAGCTTTAACAGAATTACTTCATTATTCTACCATTTTTATAGGTGGTATAAATGAAATAAATGAAGTTTTGGGTACTGAATATAATTACTCTAACGAAGCTTTTATTGAAGCGAGTAAACAATTAATAAAAGAATTTCCTTCTATAGAAAAAGTTTGTGATAAAATTAGGACTTCCGTAAACGCATCTTGGCATAAAATACGTGCTAGAATGTGGAATGGTGTTGAATTTAGAGAAACCGAAGATTTAGATATTACACACGTTGTAGATAGAATAGGTACAGGAGATGCTTTTGCAGCTGGACTTATTTATGGTTTACAGAAACTAGACGATGATTATAAAGCCATTGAATTTGCAAGTGCTGCCTGTGCTTTAAAACATACATACGAAGGTGATGTAAATTTAGCAACAGTAAAAGAAGTGATGGGGATTTTAGGTGGAAACAAATCGGGACGTTTAACTAGATAA
- a CDS encoding Kelch repeat-containing protein, with protein sequence MKKIDSSRNLLAYFVFCLAPILMNGQTSKKITDQWIDKDEDENYTARHECSFVQAGDNFILFGGRESAQTLELYNFKNNTWKKATTKAPKEFNHFQATLYQGFVWVIGAFKTNAFPKEIPEEAIWLYHPPTDRWIKGPEIPENRRRGGAGLVVYNNAFYLIGGNTIGHDGGYVNWFDTYNPKTNTWTVLQNASQQRDHFHAAVIGNTLYAAGGRKSGGEGGVFSPLIDVVDTYNFDTKTWSTLKNNLPTPRAAPGIMAFNNELYVMGGEGEKKGPAFKIVEAYNPETGIWTNKAPMLYPRHGSQAILSGEGIYIAAGSPKRAGGRQLNMEVYNKDKPKGKTLTASELVTPKQIKVQTNGNTSITVKNKKGNTGSFISAIKITGTGKDNYKIESKTEHFLVDANSTFNIEVKHLGKLSNKKATLEIVYNGDIVKTIDLITK encoded by the coding sequence ATGAAGAAAATTGATTCCTCTAGAAACCTTCTAGCCTATTTTGTGTTTTGTTTGGCTCCCATTTTAATGAACGGACAAACTTCAAAAAAAATTACAGATCAATGGATTGACAAAGATGAAGATGAAAACTATACTGCACGACACGAATGCTCTTTTGTGCAAGCCGGTGATAACTTTATACTTTTTGGAGGAAGAGAATCTGCGCAAACGTTAGAATTATACAATTTTAAAAATAACACCTGGAAAAAGGCAACCACTAAAGCGCCAAAAGAGTTTAACCACTTTCAGGCGACCTTGTATCAAGGTTTTGTTTGGGTTATTGGTGCATTTAAAACCAACGCTTTTCCTAAAGAAATACCTGAAGAGGCTATTTGGCTATACCATCCACCAACCGATAGATGGATAAAAGGTCCTGAAATTCCAGAAAACCGAAGACGTGGAGGTGCAGGTTTAGTTGTTTACAACAATGCATTTTATTTAATTGGAGGGAATACCATAGGCCATGATGGTGGTTACGTAAATTGGTTTGACACCTATAATCCCAAAACAAACACCTGGACGGTTTTACAAAATGCATCTCAACAAAGAGATCACTTTCATGCCGCAGTTATCGGTAATACACTCTATGCTGCTGGAGGTAGAAAGTCTGGTGGAGAAGGCGGTGTTTTTTCTCCCTTAATTGATGTTGTGGACACTTATAATTTTGACACAAAAACATGGTCTACTTTAAAAAATAATTTACCAACACCTAGAGCTGCGCCAGGCATCATGGCTTTTAACAACGAGTTGTATGTTATGGGTGGCGAAGGCGAGAAAAAAGGTCCTGCTTTTAAAATTGTAGAAGCCTATAATCCTGAAACTGGGATTTGGACAAATAAAGCACCAATGCTTTACCCTCGACATGGCTCTCAAGCTATTTTATCTGGTGAAGGTATTTATATTGCGGCCGGATCTCCAAAGCGAGCTGGCGGCAGACAACTTAACATGGAGGTATATAATAAGGACAAACCTAAAGGAAAAACCCTAACTGCTTCGGAACTCGTTACTCCTAAACAAATAAAAGTACAAACAAATGGTAATACATCTATTACCGTTAAAAATAAAAAGGGTAATACAGGTAGTTTTATTAGTGCTATTAAAATTACAGGTACAGGAAAAGATAATTATAAAATAGAATCTAAAACTGAGCACTTTTTAGTAGATGCTAACTCCACATTTAACATTGAGGTTAAACACCTTGGAAAACTATCTAATAAAAAAGCAACTTTAGAGATTGTTTACAATGGTGATATTGTTAAAACGATTGATTTAATAACGAAATAA
- a CDS encoding LytR/AlgR family response regulator transcription factor, whose amino-acid sequence MKVIIIEDEKPSARRLQRQLKVLNIEAETMLHSVEESIEWFQNNPHPDLIFLDIQLSDGLSFEIFETVEIKSAVIFTTAYDEYALQAFKLNSIDYLLKPIDDDDLEVAVKKYKERAPQKQGVTLDFDDIKKLLVNPIDRVYKKRFSIKVGQHLKLINIDDIECFYSENKGTYAHTTEGRNYLLDSTLDQLEDELEPQTFFRINRKFFVNINAIKDMVSYTNSRLQIKLRSYNEQDVIVARERVKDFKTWLE is encoded by the coding sequence ATGAAAGTCATTATTATAGAAGACGAAAAACCATCAGCACGCCGACTTCAACGTCAACTAAAAGTATTAAATATTGAAGCCGAAACCATGCTTCATTCCGTAGAAGAATCGATTGAATGGTTTCAAAATAATCCACATCCCGATTTAATATTTTTAGATATTCAATTAAGCGACGGACTTTCATTCGAAATCTTTGAAACTGTGGAAATTAAAAGCGCTGTAATTTTCACCACAGCTTATGATGAGTATGCTCTGCAAGCCTTTAAATTAAACAGCATTGATTATTTGTTAAAACCCATTGACGACGACGATTTAGAGGTTGCCGTAAAAAAGTATAAAGAACGTGCACCGCAAAAACAAGGCGTTACCTTAGATTTCGACGACATTAAAAAATTACTTGTCAACCCAATAGATCGCGTTTATAAAAAGCGCTTCTCTATAAAAGTAGGCCAGCACCTAAAACTTATTAATATAGATGATATTGAATGTTTTTATAGCGAAAACAAAGGCACTTATGCGCATACTACAGAAGGTAGAAATTACCTGTTAGATAGCACGCTAGATCAATTAGAAGACGAGCTAGAACCACAAACCTTCTTCCGTATAAATCGAAAATTCTTTGTAAACATTAATGCCATAAAAGATATGGTGAGTTACACCAATTCGAGGTTACAAATTAAGTTACGGTCTTACAACGAGCAAGATGTTATTGTGGCACGCGAGCGCGTAAAAGATTTTAAAACCTGGTTGGAGTAG
- a CDS encoding DEAD/DEAH box helicase: protein MSFKDLQLNRPILRAVAEAGYDNPTLVQEKTIPLVLEGKDVIVSAQTGTGKTAAFALPILQRLFNNQEAPKKGKKIKALIISPTRELAIQIENNFKTYSTYTNLTTSVIFGGAPIEPQKDVLKKGIDILIATPGRLLDLHKQDALNLDYVETLVLDEADLMLDMGFIDDVKKVARLCTSEKQILLFSATIPYKVEQLANTILNEPERVEVAQNSSTSKNVNQLLYFVPKQNKIELGLHLLRNTIKGNIIIFRRTKFGVEKLEQTLSKNGYKVESLHGDKSQTARQDALLRFKKGEVNILIATDVAARGIDISDLDAVVNFDLPNIPETYVHRIGRTARAGKAGIAYSLCSADEKSYVLAIQQLIQMQLDVIDDHPYPLDPKAKPIVHKSQKTGGSKHKKGRKSEASKKKKKRWY, encoded by the coding sequence ATGTCATTTAAAGACTTACAATTAAATCGCCCAATTTTAAGAGCCGTTGCCGAAGCAGGTTACGACAATCCAACCTTGGTACAAGAAAAAACCATCCCTTTGGTTTTAGAAGGAAAAGACGTCATTGTTTCTGCACAAACAGGAACAGGAAAAACGGCTGCCTTTGCGCTCCCTATTTTACAGCGCTTATTTAATAACCAAGAAGCTCCTAAAAAAGGTAAAAAAATTAAAGCTTTAATTATTAGTCCTACTCGCGAGTTGGCTATTCAAATAGAGAATAACTTTAAAACCTATAGCACATATACAAACTTAACAACCTCTGTTATTTTTGGCGGTGCACCTATCGAACCTCAAAAGGACGTGTTAAAAAAAGGTATAGACATTCTAATTGCTACACCTGGACGTTTACTAGATTTACATAAACAAGATGCTTTAAATTTAGATTATGTAGAAACACTTGTTTTAGATGAAGCCGATTTAATGCTAGACATGGGCTTTATTGACGATGTTAAAAAAGTAGCCCGCCTTTGCACCAGCGAAAAACAAATTTTATTGTTTTCTGCAACTATCCCTTATAAGGTAGAGCAATTGGCAAACACGATATTAAACGAGCCAGAACGTGTAGAAGTTGCACAAAACTCTTCTACTTCAAAAAACGTAAACCAACTACTCTATTTTGTACCAAAACAAAATAAAATAGAATTAGGTTTACACCTACTACGCAATACTATTAAAGGAAACATCATCATTTTTAGACGTACTAAATTTGGTGTAGAAAAACTTGAACAAACCTTATCTAAAAATGGTTATAAAGTAGAAAGTCTTCATGGTGATAAAAGTCAAACTGCTCGACAAGATGCCTTATTACGTTTTAAGAAAGGCGAAGTAAATATTTTAATTGCTACAGATGTTGCTGCCCGTGGTATTGATATTAGTGATTTAGATGCTGTTGTAAATTTCGATTTACCAAATATACCTGAAACTTATGTACACCGCATTGGTAGAACGGCTAGAGCAGGAAAAGCAGGTATAGCATATTCTTTATGTTCTGCCGATGAAAAAAGCTATGTACTCGCTATACAACAACTTATACAAATGCAACTTGATGTTATAGACGATCATCCTTACCCTTTAGATCCAAAAGCAAAGCCAATAGTGCATAAGTCTCAAAAAACAGGAGGCAGCAAGCATAAAAAAGGTAGAAAAAGTGAAGCTTCTAAAAAGAAGAAAAAACGCTGGTACTAA